GGATCGGCTGCTGCATGAGGGCACGGCCCCCCTCCCCGGCCATGTACAGGCCCTGGCTGCGTTTCTGGAACAGGCCCGGAAGATCTCCCAACAGCACCGCCTGCCCGAAGGCTGGCGCTTTGAGCGGGAAGCCCTCTACACCCGGGAGTCCCGCTGGGGTGGGGGTTAGGGTTGAACCCCCGCTATCTGATTGACACCAACCTTCTCATCTACCCCCTAGATGCCCGCGACCCCAAGAAGCAGAAAAAGACCGCCGAAGTGCTTCTGAGGCTGGCCCAGGAGGGGCGGGCCGCCCTGCCGGTGCAGGCCTTGAGCGAGATTGCCAGCGTGGCCCTGCGCCGGCTTTCGCCACCGCTCGAGGCCGAACCGGTTCGGTTGGAGATCGAGTGGCTGATGCTGGCCTTTCCCGTGCTCCCCCTGACCGCACCGGTGGTGCTGGAGGCCCTGCGGGGGGTGGCTCAGCACCGTCTGAGCTACTACGACGCCCAGGTCTGGGCCACCGCCCGGCTATACCAGGTGCCGGTGGTTCTCTCGGAGGACTTTGCTATGGGGGCCGTGCTGGAGGGGGTGCGGTTTGTAAACCCGCTGGTGCAGAAATTTTAGAGCGCTCTTCACATGTTTTGAGCCACCCGGTTACAGAAAAGCCCTGTCCTGGACAGAACCGTGGCCTCCGGGAAACTCGAAACCCAAGCACCCGTGGGCCCGGCCCACG
This genomic window from Meiothermus sp. CFH 77666 contains:
- a CDS encoding PIN domain-containing protein — translated: MNPRYLIDTNLLIYPLDARDPKKQKKTAEVLLRLAQEGRAALPVQALSEIASVALRRLSPPLEAEPVRLEIEWLMLAFPVLPLTAPVVLEALRGVAQHRLSYYDAQVWATARLYQVPVVLSEDFAMGAVLEGVRFVNPLVQKF